The following are encoded together in the Microterricola viridarii genome:
- a CDS encoding dihydrolipoamide acetyltransferase family protein, whose protein sequence is MSQIRTFRLPDLGEGLTESEVVSWRIAVGDTVTLNQIIAEVETAKAIVELPAPYAGIISRIYAEPGVTVNVGEPLLDVDVAQGAVANGAAGDAAEPPTTPITLGGAGGDVESDTPAPENLVGYGAPAEAATGPVRRARRRLETEAITIVAGIDPLADTGAVQTGTVSTGAVHLDAASRARSTPPVRKLAHELGIDLEQLEGSGDSGAITRGDVEAAFAGRFEGQPATAASPTSATAAASAPATPTTAASDGPAGQRETHIPIRGVRKHTAAAMVQSAFTAPHVSCFLTVDVTRSLELLAELKAERGRNSAPDVARPGILALTAQAVCIALRHSPELNAHWDETAQEIVLYSSVHLGIAAATPRGLIVPVIADAQTLGLNALAEALATLGATARAGATTPAALRGGTFTISNIGVFGVDSGTPILTPGQTGILALGALRREPREWRGEIALRDVLTLSLSFDHRVVDGEQGAGFLRDIGAILSNPGRVLTLL, encoded by the coding sequence ATGAGCCAGATCCGCACCTTCCGACTCCCCGATCTCGGTGAGGGCCTCACCGAGTCGGAGGTCGTCAGCTGGCGCATCGCCGTCGGCGACACGGTCACGCTGAACCAGATCATCGCCGAGGTCGAAACGGCCAAGGCCATCGTCGAGCTGCCAGCGCCCTATGCCGGCATCATCTCCCGCATCTATGCGGAGCCGGGCGTCACCGTGAACGTCGGTGAACCGCTGCTCGATGTGGATGTCGCACAGGGCGCCGTCGCGAACGGGGCTGCGGGCGACGCCGCCGAACCGCCCACGACGCCGATCACGCTGGGCGGCGCGGGCGGCGACGTGGAGTCAGACACCCCGGCCCCAGAGAATCTCGTCGGCTACGGTGCTCCGGCCGAGGCCGCCACCGGCCCGGTGCGGCGGGCACGACGCCGCCTGGAGACCGAGGCGATCACGATCGTGGCGGGGATCGACCCGTTGGCCGACACCGGTGCTGTGCAGACAGGCACCGTGAGCACCGGAGCGGTGCACCTGGACGCGGCCTCTCGGGCGCGCTCGACGCCGCCCGTGCGCAAACTGGCCCATGAGCTCGGCATTGACCTCGAGCAGCTGGAGGGCAGCGGCGACAGCGGCGCCATCACCAGGGGCGATGTGGAGGCTGCCTTTGCGGGGCGTTTCGAAGGGCAGCCGGCGACCGCCGCGTCTCCCACATCGGCCACCGCCGCGGCATCCGCCCCCGCAACGCCGACGACCGCCGCCTCCGACGGCCCGGCCGGGCAGCGGGAGACGCACATCCCGATCCGCGGCGTGCGCAAGCACACGGCGGCGGCGATGGTGCAGAGCGCGTTCACGGCGCCGCATGTGAGCTGCTTCCTCACCGTCGACGTCACGCGCAGTCTCGAATTGCTCGCAGAGTTGAAGGCGGAGCGCGGCCGGAACAGCGCGCCCGACGTGGCCCGGCCCGGCATCCTCGCCCTCACGGCGCAGGCCGTCTGCATCGCCCTGCGGCACTCGCCGGAGCTGAACGCGCACTGGGATGAGACGGCCCAAGAGATCGTGCTCTACAGTTCGGTGCACCTCGGCATCGCCGCCGCCACCCCACGCGGCCTGATCGTGCCCGTGATAGCCGACGCGCAGACCCTCGGGCTGAATGCGCTCGCCGAGGCGCTCGCCACGCTGGGCGCCACCGCCAGGGCGGGCGCGACGACGCCGGCGGCACTCCGCGGTGGCACGTTCACCATCAGCAACATTGGGGTGTTCGGTGTGGATTCCGGCACGCCCATCCTCACGCCCGGCCAGACCGGCATCCTCGCGCTCGGTGCTTTGCGCAGGGAACCGCGGGAGTGGCGGGGCGAGATCGCCCTGCGCGACGTGCTCACGCTCAGCCTCAGCTTTGACCACCGCGTCGTCGACGGCGAGCAGGGCGCCGGATTCCTGCGTGACATTGGGGCGATCCTCAGTAATCCCGGCCGTGTTCTCACCCTGCTGTGA
- a CDS encoding alpha-ketoacid dehydrogenase subunit beta — protein sequence MTVMTLAGAINAGLRAALAADPKTMLMGEDIGALGGVYRVTDGLQAEFGPRRVMDTPLAESGILGTAVGLGYRGYRPVVEIQFDGFIFPAFDQIVSQVSRTHARTNGVVSLPITIRVPFGGGIGSAEHHSESPEAYFAHTPGLRVVSPSTPQDAFTMIQQAIASNDPVLFFEPKRRYHVKGEVDVDRPLADAAPMGGANVVVTGSDVTLLAYGPLVATAMDAATAARAEGISIEVIDLRSLAPLDLDTLAASVQKTGRLVVTHEAPGFGGLGAEIVASLTERCFEYLEHAPVRVTGFDVPYPPAKLERHYLPDLDRIMDGVDRALGRVGAEAGAAS from the coding sequence ATGACCGTGATGACTCTGGCAGGCGCCATCAACGCCGGGCTGCGCGCAGCCCTCGCCGCCGACCCGAAGACCATGCTGATGGGGGAGGACATCGGCGCGCTGGGCGGCGTGTACCGGGTGACCGACGGCCTGCAAGCCGAGTTCGGCCCGCGCCGGGTCATGGACACCCCGCTCGCCGAGTCCGGCATCCTGGGCACGGCCGTCGGCCTCGGCTACCGCGGCTACCGGCCCGTCGTCGAGATCCAATTCGACGGCTTCATCTTCCCGGCGTTCGACCAGATCGTCAGCCAGGTCTCGCGTACACACGCCCGCACCAACGGCGTCGTCAGCCTGCCGATCACCATCCGGGTGCCCTTCGGCGGCGGAATCGGCTCGGCCGAGCACCACTCCGAGTCGCCGGAGGCCTACTTCGCGCACACGCCGGGCCTCCGCGTCGTGAGCCCGTCGACACCGCAGGATGCCTTCACCATGATCCAGCAGGCGATCGCCAGCAACGATCCCGTGCTGTTCTTCGAGCCGAAACGGCGCTACCACGTCAAGGGCGAGGTCGACGTCGACCGACCGCTCGCCGACGCGGCGCCGATGGGCGGGGCGAACGTCGTCGTCACCGGCAGCGACGTGACCCTGCTCGCCTACGGGCCGCTGGTGGCCACGGCGATGGATGCCGCCACCGCTGCGCGTGCGGAGGGCATCTCGATCGAGGTGATCGACCTGCGCAGCCTGGCGCCGCTGGACCTGGACACGCTGGCGGCCTCCGTGCAGAAGACGGGGCGCCTCGTCGTCACCCACGAGGCGCCGGGCTTCGGCGGCCTCGGCGCCGAGATCGTGGCCAGCCTGACAGAGCGCTGCTTCGAGTACCTCGAGCATGCGCCGGTGCGGGTGACCGGATTCGATGTGCCCTACCCGCCGGCCAAGCTGGAACGGCATTATCTGCCTGACCTGGACCGGATCATGGACGGGGTCGACCGGGCGCTCGGCCGGGTTGGCGCCGAGGCGGGGGCGGCATCATGA
- the pdhA gene encoding pyruvate dehydrogenase (acetyl-transferring) E1 component subunit alpha, translating into MIQTPLSAERADQDAASRTAVGAVADAATQADADEQASLARLVSTSGERLPNAELDPWVAELDAAAIAELYQDMAVIRRLDAEGTALQRQGEIGLWPPLLGQEASQIGSARALRGDDFVFATYRDMGVAWARGVRPSDLNRVWRGATASGWNPYEVNMAPLQVIIGAQTLHATGYALGIQNDGADAVALTYLGDGASSQGDVNEALIFAASYQAPVVFFCQNNHWAISEPVGLQAHRPIADRAPGFGIPSMRVDGNDVLAVLAATRLAVERARTGGGPSFIEAVTYRMGPHTTADDPRKYRDPADLEIWAPRDPLARIEALLRGLGAFTREFEQQVADAADTAAAAVRAETIAIAQPAAHELFEHIYAEPHSGLARQRAEYLRYLAQFEEPTESGQPSTDGGAR; encoded by the coding sequence ATGATTCAGACCCCACTGTCGGCCGAGCGTGCCGACCAGGACGCCGCCTCCCGAACTGCAGTCGGCGCAGTGGCGGATGCCGCCACACAAGCGGACGCCGACGAACAGGCGAGCCTCGCCCGGTTGGTCAGCACCAGTGGTGAACGGCTGCCGAACGCCGAGCTGGACCCGTGGGTGGCCGAACTTGATGCCGCCGCCATCGCCGAGCTGTACCAAGACATGGCCGTCATCCGCCGACTCGACGCGGAGGGCACCGCACTGCAACGCCAAGGCGAGATCGGCCTCTGGCCGCCGCTGCTCGGCCAGGAGGCGTCGCAGATCGGTTCGGCGCGGGCGCTCCGCGGCGACGACTTCGTGTTCGCCACCTACCGCGACATGGGCGTGGCCTGGGCGCGCGGGGTGCGGCCGTCTGACCTGAACCGGGTGTGGCGCGGGGCGACGGCCTCCGGCTGGAACCCGTACGAGGTCAACATGGCGCCGCTGCAGGTCATCATCGGAGCGCAGACGCTGCACGCCACCGGCTATGCGCTCGGCATCCAGAACGACGGCGCCGACGCCGTCGCGCTCACCTATCTCGGCGATGGCGCGAGCAGCCAGGGCGACGTGAACGAGGCCCTGATCTTCGCCGCGAGCTACCAGGCGCCGGTCGTCTTCTTCTGCCAGAACAACCACTGGGCCATCTCGGAGCCCGTCGGGTTGCAGGCGCACCGGCCGATCGCCGACCGTGCGCCCGGCTTCGGGATCCCCAGCATGCGCGTCGACGGCAACGACGTGCTCGCCGTGCTGGCGGCCACCCGCCTGGCCGTCGAACGGGCCCGCACCGGCGGCGGCCCCAGCTTCATCGAGGCCGTCACCTACCGGATGGGCCCGCACACGACCGCCGACGACCCGCGCAAGTACCGCGACCCGGCCGACCTGGAGATCTGGGCCCCCCGCGACCCGCTGGCCAGGATCGAGGCGCTGCTGCGCGGGTTGGGCGCGTTCACCCGCGAGTTCGAACAGCAGGTGGCGGATGCCGCCGACACCGCCGCCGCCGCGGTGCGCGCGGAGACCATCGCCATCGCCCAGCCGGCTGCGCACGAGCTGTTCGAGCACATCTACGCCGAACCGCACTCCGGGCTGGCCCGCCAGCGCGCGGAGTACCTGCGCTACCTCGCTCAGTTCGAGGAACCCACGGAATCCGGGCAGCCGAGCACGGACGGGGGCGCACGATGA
- a CDS encoding Lrp/AsnC family transcriptional regulator: MNTVDGTDTQIMRALSAEPRSTFVALAHRLGISRNTVQARMTRLEHSGAFLPFERCINPAALGYPLTAFIEVNLQQRQIAAIIEQIAGIPQVLEAHGMSGQADLLVRVVCSDAEDLFRIDATILAIDGVERTATSLSMSELIPYRVLPLLEQARGGAADAD; this comes from the coding sequence ATGAACACCGTCGACGGCACCGACACCCAGATCATGCGGGCGCTCAGCGCCGAGCCGCGCAGCACCTTCGTGGCGCTGGCCCATCGGCTCGGCATCTCGCGCAACACCGTGCAGGCGCGGATGACCCGGTTGGAGCATTCCGGCGCATTCCTGCCGTTCGAGCGGTGCATCAACCCGGCCGCACTCGGCTACCCGCTCACCGCGTTCATCGAGGTGAACCTGCAGCAACGCCAGATCGCCGCGATCATCGAGCAGATCGCGGGCATCCCACAGGTGCTGGAGGCGCACGGCATGAGTGGCCAGGCCGACCTGCTCGTGCGCGTGGTCTGTTCCGACGCCGAAGACCTGTTTCGCATCGATGCGACCATCTTGGCGATCGACGGCGTCGAGCGCACCGCCACCTCGCTGTCGATGAGCGAGCTGATCCCCTACCGGGTGCTGCCGCTGCTCGAGCAGGCGCGCGGGGGCGCAGCAGACGCGGACTAA
- a CDS encoding polyribonucleotide nucleotidyltransferase, with translation MEGPEITFAETVIDNGKFGTRTIRFETGRLAQQAQGSAAAYIDEETMLLSATSVSKQPKDNFDFFPLTIDVEERMYAAGRIPGSFFRREGRPSTEAILTCRLIDRPLRPSFVDGLRNEIQVVVTVLAIEPDELYDVLAINAASMSTQIAGLPFSGPIGGVRVALIPTESGAGQWVAFPKHSLLADAVFSMVVAGRVVTDAEGNDDVAIMMIEAEATDNAWDLIQGGAIKPNEQVIAEGIEASKPFIKQLVEAQASVAARASKPTADFKLFPPYADAVYEAVSAIATEELKAVYQIADKVSRQDADDELKGRVKEAIAAKVEAGELDASATNQVGAAYKSVTKNVVRSRVLNEGVRIDGRGLADIRPLDAEVAVIPRVHGSAIFQRGETQILGVTTLNMLKLEQTLDSLNPVTKKRYMHNYNFPPYSTGETGRVGSPKRREIGHGALAERALVPVLPTREEFPYAIRQVSEALSSNGSTSMGSVCASTLSLLNAGVPLKAPVAGIAMGLISDTIDGQTRYAALTDILGAEDALGDMDFKVAGTSEFVTAIQLDTKLDGIPASVLKAALTQAKDARDTILSVLNAAIDAPDEMAPTAPRVISVQIPVDKIGELIGPKGKTINAIQDETGADISIEEDGTVYIGAVDGPSAEAARAQVNAIANPTNPEVGEQFLGTVVKIATFGAFVSLLPGKDGLLHISEVRKLAGGKRVENVEDVLGVGQKILVAITKIDDRGKLSLEPVVVDEAADSEGRGHEAAHSEAPAEGAAE, from the coding sequence TTGGAAGGTCCAGAAATCACGTTCGCCGAAACCGTTATTGACAACGGCAAGTTCGGAACGCGCACCATCCGCTTCGAGACCGGCCGTCTCGCTCAGCAGGCTCAGGGTTCTGCAGCCGCTTACATCGACGAAGAGACCATGCTTCTCTCGGCGACCTCTGTCAGCAAGCAGCCGAAGGACAACTTCGACTTCTTCCCTCTTACCATCGACGTTGAAGAGCGTATGTACGCCGCGGGCCGCATCCCGGGCTCCTTCTTCCGTCGCGAGGGCCGCCCCTCCACCGAGGCGATCCTCACCTGCCGTCTGATCGACCGGCCGCTGCGCCCGTCGTTCGTCGACGGTCTCCGCAATGAGATCCAGGTCGTCGTGACCGTTCTGGCAATCGAGCCCGACGAGCTCTACGACGTGCTGGCCATCAACGCGGCCTCGATGTCGACCCAGATCGCCGGTCTGCCGTTCTCCGGCCCGATCGGTGGCGTCCGCGTCGCCCTCATCCCGACCGAGTCTGGCGCTGGCCAGTGGGTTGCCTTCCCGAAGCACTCGCTGCTCGCGGACGCCGTGTTCAGCATGGTCGTCGCCGGCCGCGTTGTGACCGACGCAGAGGGCAACGACGACGTCGCGATCATGATGATCGAGGCCGAGGCCACCGACAACGCCTGGGACCTCATCCAGGGCGGCGCCATTAAGCCCAACGAGCAGGTCATCGCCGAGGGTATCGAGGCGTCCAAGCCGTTCATCAAGCAGCTCGTCGAGGCCCAGGCCTCCGTCGCGGCTCGTGCCTCCAAGCCGACCGCCGACTTCAAGCTGTTCCCGCCCTACGCTGACGCCGTGTACGAGGCCGTTTCGGCCATCGCCACCGAGGAGCTCAAGGCCGTCTACCAGATCGCCGACAAGGTCTCGCGTCAGGATGCCGACGACGAGCTCAAGGGCCGCGTCAAGGAGGCCATCGCCGCCAAGGTTGAGGCCGGCGAGCTCGACGCTTCCGCCACCAACCAGGTGGGCGCCGCCTACAAGTCGGTCACCAAGAACGTTGTGCGCTCCCGCGTGCTCAACGAGGGTGTCCGCATCGACGGACGCGGCCTGGCCGACATCCGCCCGCTCGACGCCGAGGTTGCTGTTATCCCTCGCGTGCACGGCTCGGCCATCTTCCAGCGCGGCGAGACCCAGATCCTGGGTGTCACCACGCTGAACATGCTCAAGCTTGAGCAGACGCTTGACTCGCTGAACCCGGTCACCAAGAAGCGTTACATGCACAACTACAACTTCCCGCCCTACTCGACCGGTGAGACCGGCCGTGTTGGTAGCCCGAAGCGTCGCGAGATCGGGCACGGCGCACTCGCCGAGCGCGCGCTCGTTCCCGTGCTGCCCACCCGCGAGGAGTTCCCCTACGCGATCCGTCAGGTGTCTGAGGCTCTCAGCTCCAACGGCTCGACCTCGATGGGTTCCGTCTGCGCCTCGACCCTGTCGCTGCTGAACGCCGGTGTGCCCCTCAAGGCCCCCGTCGCCGGTATCGCCATGGGCCTCATCTCCGACACGATCGACGGCCAGACCCGCTACGCGGCCCTGACCGACATCCTCGGTGCTGAAGACGCACTCGGCGACATGGACTTCAAGGTTGCCGGTACAAGCGAGTTCGTCACCGCGATCCAGCTCGACACCAAGCTCGACGGCATCCCCGCCTCCGTGCTGAAGGCCGCGCTGACGCAGGCGAAGGATGCCCGCGACACGATCCTCAGCGTTCTGAACGCTGCGATCGACGCACCCGACGAGATGGCTCCGACCGCGCCCCGCGTGATCAGCGTCCAGATCCCCGTCGACAAGATCGGCGAGCTGATCGGCCCGAAGGGCAAGACGATCAACGCCATCCAGGACGAGACCGGCGCCGACATCTCGATCGAGGAAGACGGCACCGTGTACATCGGCGCCGTCGACGGCCCCTCGGCCGAGGCCGCTCGTGCCCAGGTCAACGCCATCGCGAACCCGACCAACCCCGAGGTTGGCGAGCAGTTCCTCGGAACCGTCGTGAAGATCGCCACCTTCGGTGCGTTCGTCTCGCTGCTCCCGGGCAAGGACGGCCTGCTGCACATCTCCGAGGTGCGCAAGCTCGCCGGTGGCAAGCGTGTTGAGAACGTCGAAGACGTGCTCGGCGTCGGCCAGAAGATCCTCGTTGCGATCACCAAGATCGACGACCGTGGCAAGCTCTCGCTCGAGCCTGTTGTTGTCGACGAGGCCGCTGACAGCGAAGGCCGTGGCCACGAGGCCGCGCACTCCGAGGCCCCCGCAGAGGGCGCTGCCGAATAA
- a CDS encoding DUF5302 domain-containing protein — MSSEEENALSAAEETKRKFREALERKQKAANGGKGESHLDGKGAANRSQGSAAHQREFRRKSG; from the coding sequence ATGAGTTCCGAAGAAGAGAACGCCCTCAGCGCAGCTGAAGAGACCAAGCGCAAGTTCCGCGAGGCACTGGAGCGCAAGCAGAAGGCCGCAAACGGAGGCAAGGGCGAGTCCCACCTCGACGGCAAGGGCGCGGCCAACCGCTCCCAGGGTTCTGCAGCGCACCAGCGCGAGTTCCGCCGCAAGAGCGGCTAG
- a CDS encoding FMN reductase, whose protein sequence is MTVRKLAVVSAGLSQPSSTRMLADHLSAATVSRLEEQGFEVEVTTIELRDVASDIMNNMLTGFPSPKLESVLEAVTGADGLIAVTPIFTTSYSGLFKSFFDVIDNQSLTDLPVVIGATAGTPRHSLALDYALRPLFTYLHAVVAPTGVFAATGDWGESADSVKTLPNRIGRAAGELAALMKDSDRSSQVRDPFGFDSVMSGVGGFQPS, encoded by the coding sequence ATGACCGTGCGCAAACTAGCCGTCGTCTCGGCCGGGCTCAGCCAGCCGTCCTCCACCCGGATGCTCGCAGACCACCTGAGCGCGGCCACCGTGTCGCGGCTCGAGGAGCAGGGATTTGAGGTCGAGGTGACCACGATCGAGCTGCGTGACGTCGCCAGCGACATCATGAACAACATGCTGACCGGCTTCCCGAGCCCGAAGCTCGAGTCCGTGCTTGAGGCGGTGACCGGTGCTGACGGCCTGATCGCCGTCACGCCGATCTTCACGACCAGCTACAGCGGCCTGTTCAAGTCGTTCTTCGACGTGATCGACAACCAGTCGCTCACCGACCTGCCCGTCGTGATCGGCGCGACGGCCGGCACGCCCCGGCACTCGCTCGCCCTCGACTATGCGCTGCGCCCCCTGTTCACCTACCTGCACGCCGTCGTCGCCCCCACCGGGGTGTTCGCGGCGACGGGCGACTGGGGCGAGAGCGCCGACTCGGTCAAGACGCTGCCGAACCGCATCGGGCGGGCGGCGGGGGAGCTGGCCGCGCTGATGAAGGATTCCGATCGCTCCAGTCAGGTGCGCGACCCCTTCGGCTTCGACTCCGTGATGAGCGGCGTCGGCGGCTTCCAGCCCAGCTAG
- a CDS encoding LLM class flavin-dependent oxidoreductase, which translates to MQFGLFSVSDITQDPTTGKTPSEHERIKAVVAIAKHAEEVGLDVFALGEHHNPPFFSSSPTTTLASIAAQTSTLQLSTATTLITTNDPVKIAEDFAMLQHLADGRVDLTLGRGNTGPVYPWFGKDIRQGIELALENYALLRRLWREDFVDWSGQFRTPLQGFQSTPRPLDDVPPFVWHGSIRSPEIAEQAAFYGDGFFANHIFWPASHTQKMVAFYRQRFEHHGHGPADQAIVGLGGQIFIGKTSQEAKAAFRPYFDNAPVYGHGPSLEEFTEQTPLTVGSPQEIIDKTLGFRDYVGDYQRQLFLIDHAGLPLKTVLEQLDLLGSEVLPVLRREFDARRAPGVPEAPTHASMLAAKNAAAAAAPDAVAAAPGSAFGLRSTTGA; encoded by the coding sequence ATGCAGTTCGGACTTTTCAGCGTCAGTGACATCACGCAGGACCCCACCACCGGCAAGACGCCGAGCGAGCACGAGCGCATCAAAGCGGTCGTCGCCATCGCCAAGCACGCCGAAGAGGTCGGCCTCGACGTCTTCGCGCTCGGCGAGCACCACAACCCCCCGTTCTTCTCGTCTTCCCCGACGACCACGCTCGCCTCGATCGCGGCGCAGACCAGCACCCTGCAGCTCTCCACCGCGACCACGCTGATCACGACCAACGACCCGGTGAAGATCGCCGAGGACTTCGCGATGCTGCAGCACCTGGCCGACGGCCGCGTCGACCTGACGCTCGGCCGCGGCAACACCGGCCCGGTCTACCCCTGGTTCGGCAAAGACATCCGCCAAGGCATCGAGCTCGCGCTCGAGAACTACGCCCTGCTCCGCCGCCTCTGGCGCGAGGACTTCGTCGACTGGAGTGGCCAGTTCCGCACCCCGCTGCAGGGCTTCCAGTCCACGCCGCGCCCGCTGGACGACGTGCCACCCTTCGTCTGGCACGGCTCGATCCGCAGCCCGGAGATCGCCGAGCAGGCCGCGTTCTACGGCGACGGCTTCTTCGCCAACCACATCTTCTGGCCGGCATCCCACACCCAGAAGATGGTGGCGTTCTACCGCCAGCGCTTCGAGCACCACGGCCACGGCCCGGCCGACCAGGCCATCGTCGGGCTCGGCGGGCAGATCTTCATCGGCAAGACCTCGCAGGAGGCCAAGGCCGCGTTCCGCCCCTACTTCGACAACGCCCCGGTCTACGGCCACGGCCCGAGCCTCGAAGAGTTCACCGAGCAGACGCCGCTCACCGTCGGCAGCCCGCAGGAGATCATCGACAAGACGCTCGGCTTCCGCGACTACGTCGGTGACTACCAGCGCCAGCTGTTCCTGATCGACCACGCCGGTCTGCCGCTGAAGACCGTGCTCGAGCAGCTCGACCTGCTCGGCAGCGAGGTGCTGCCCGTGCTGCGCCGCGAGTTTGACGCCCGCCGTGCACCCGGTGTGCCCGAGGCGCCGACGCACGCGTCGATGCTGGCCGCCAAGAATGCGGCGGCGGCTGCGGCTCCGGATGCCGTGGCAGCCGCACCCGGATCGGCCTTCGGCCTGCGCAGCACGACGGGGGCCTAG
- a CDS encoding NADP-dependent oxidoreductase → MSRAVMFRSFGAASDVLEVVEVPEPHAGAGQVRVRVKAAGLNPVDWKIALYPQVATAYRITELPSGNGNDFSGVIDEVGEGVGSWKVGDEVYGGRRCYAQADYVLADAAILVPKPAGLSWEQAGALDIVGRTAWAEVASQNLTAADTVLVTAAAGGVGVLAVQLAKRAGATVIGTASPENHDYLRSLGVIPVAYGDGLVERIRAVAPQGVTVVLDNHGAASIQAGLDLGVDPSRINTIADRPFAAQHGVATVGGGAASREELAALGLLIAAGAVEFPIEARYPLEQVREAYALLQAGHLRGKIVLVTE, encoded by the coding sequence ATGTCTCGAGCGGTGATGTTCAGGTCTTTCGGTGCCGCGTCGGACGTCCTCGAGGTGGTCGAGGTTCCCGAGCCGCACGCCGGTGCGGGGCAGGTGCGCGTGCGCGTGAAGGCGGCCGGCCTCAACCCGGTCGACTGGAAGATCGCGCTGTACCCGCAGGTCGCCACGGCGTACCGCATCACGGAACTCCCGTCCGGCAACGGCAACGACTTCTCCGGCGTCATCGATGAGGTCGGCGAGGGTGTCGGCAGCTGGAAGGTCGGCGACGAGGTCTACGGCGGGCGCCGCTGCTATGCCCAAGCCGACTACGTGCTGGCCGATGCGGCCATCCTCGTGCCCAAGCCGGCCGGGCTGAGCTGGGAACAGGCAGGCGCGCTGGACATCGTCGGGCGCACCGCCTGGGCCGAGGTGGCCAGCCAGAACCTGACCGCGGCCGACACCGTGCTCGTCACGGCCGCCGCCGGCGGGGTCGGCGTGCTCGCCGTGCAGCTGGCCAAGCGCGCGGGAGCGACCGTGATCGGAACCGCCAGCCCGGAGAACCACGACTACCTGCGCTCGCTCGGCGTCATCCCCGTCGCCTACGGCGACGGCCTCGTCGAGCGGATCCGCGCGGTCGCACCGCAGGGCGTCACCGTCGTGCTCGACAACCACGGCGCGGCATCCATTCAGGCCGGGCTCGACTTGGGCGTGGACCCCAGCCGCATCAACACCATCGCCGACCGGCCATTCGCCGCCCAACACGGCGTCGCGACCGTCGGTGGGGGAGCGGCGTCGCGCGAAGAGTTGGCAGCGCTCGGTCTGCTCATTGCGGCCGGCGCCGTGGAGTTCCCGATCGAGGCGCGCTACCCCCTCGAGCAGGTGCGCGAGGCCTACGCCCTGCTGCAGGCCGGCCACCTGCGCGGCAAGATCGTGCTCGTCACCGAGTAG